A stretch of Clostridium estertheticum DNA encodes these proteins:
- a CDS encoding ABC transporter substrate-binding protein, with translation MKKQLSIILALSIVLSTVLTGCGKGSNSSLSTTEVKPTKKTVITFANWNKEENWKDFIAVINAKVPEADVQFQFVDNKQYDNVISTQLAAGEGPDLLCVTQAYIKAGYVLDITSEPYVKKYSDSGLIGYRSNDKVYAIPANSWFEGMFYNKEIFNKFGLKAPKNWAEYMALHETLKKNGVQPQVMGAKSWESLNKSALGFLLNDFYQTNSGKTFDKDFNDGKATFTGNFNESLKTWSQLISKGYITKDMLGLDYDQALDAFATGKAAMWESGPWAVDTIKQKNPNLKLGMFPFVGTKEGAGWLVGGTSTGFGINSKSKNIDIVKKVLAAITTPEAQNAMLKANPGSSSFLVGLDTTLDPIYTDCAATFKAGNVYDNWDRWTNYNNQALIQEQGSQYQKYLGGKTSLDEAVAAMDKKASTVKISE, from the coding sequence ATGAAAAAACAACTATCAATTATTCTTGCTTTATCAATTGTTCTTTCTACTGTATTAACTGGATGTGGCAAAGGTAGTAATTCATCTCTGTCTACTACTGAAGTTAAACCTACTAAAAAAACCGTTATAACTTTTGCAAATTGGAATAAAGAAGAAAACTGGAAGGATTTTATTGCGGTTATAAATGCAAAGGTTCCTGAAGCTGATGTACAATTTCAATTTGTAGACAACAAACAATATGATAATGTAATATCTACACAATTAGCTGCTGGCGAGGGGCCGGATTTATTGTGCGTTACTCAAGCATATATTAAAGCTGGATATGTATTAGATATAACAAGTGAACCTTATGTTAAAAAATATAGTGATTCTGGACTTATTGGATACCGTAGCAATGACAAAGTGTATGCTATACCTGCTAATAGTTGGTTTGAAGGAATGTTTTATAATAAGGAGATATTTAACAAATTTGGGCTTAAAGCACCTAAAAATTGGGCTGAATATATGGCCTTACATGAAACTCTTAAGAAAAATGGTGTACAGCCACAAGTTATGGGAGCTAAGTCATGGGAATCATTGAATAAATCAGCCCTTGGGTTCCTTTTAAATGATTTTTATCAAACAAATTCAGGAAAGACTTTTGACAAAGATTTTAATGATGGGAAAGCTACTTTTACTGGAAACTTTAATGAATCATTAAAAACATGGTCACAATTAATATCTAAAGGATATATTACTAAGGATATGCTAGGTTTAGATTATGACCAAGCACTTGATGCATTTGCTACTGGAAAAGCAGCAATGTGGGAATCAGGACCTTGGGCAGTAGACACAATTAAACAAAAAAATCCTAACTTGAAACTTGGTATGTTTCCTTTTGTTGGTACAAAAGAGGGCGCAGGTTGGTTAGTTGGTGGTACTTCGACTGGATTCGGTATTAATTCTAAGAGCAAAAATATAGACATAGTTAAGAAAGTTCTTGCTGCAATAACAACCCCAGAAGCACAAAATGCAATGTTAAAGGCAAATCCAGGAAGTAGCTCTTTCCTTGTAGGATTAGATACTACTCTTGATCCAATATATACAGATTGTGCAGCTACTTTTAAGGCTGGTAATGTTTATGATAATTGGGATAGATGGACTAATTACAATAATCAAGCTTTAATTCAAGAGCAGGGATCTCAATACCAAAAATATCTTGGAGGTAAAACATCCTTAGATGAAGCAGTGGCAGCGATGGATAAAAAAGCATCTACAGTTAAAATAAGTGAGTAA
- a CDS encoding carbohydrate ABC transporter permease, protein MRAPKIKNIKRELSYELFLLPVLIAYFVFFVIPVVSSFAYSFTDWNKFSQSVHFIGIKNYINLFGDQEILTGIKNSLIVAALLTFFQNIIGVPLAIILDRPLKSRNMLRAIFFSPAVLSTLIVGFLWSYLMSSADYAVLNRILNLVGIHAVNWLGDSEIALYSVIATQVWQWTGWVMIIYIANLQSIPQELYEAAKIDGASGWKTFTHITMPLLYPAASVCLVTGLVGNLKVFDIIFALTQGGPGGATDTILTVLIKRGTSEGSFGYASAFGMVFLILVLLITGIVMKFLKKWGDSLS, encoded by the coding sequence ATGAGGGCACCAAAAATAAAGAATATAAAAAGAGAATTGAGCTATGAATTGTTTTTGTTACCTGTTCTAATTGCATATTTCGTATTCTTTGTCATACCGGTTGTCTCCTCTTTTGCATATAGTTTTACAGATTGGAATAAATTTAGCCAGAGCGTTCATTTTATTGGAATTAAAAACTATATAAATTTGTTTGGAGATCAAGAGATTTTAACTGGTATCAAAAATTCGTTGATTGTTGCTGCTTTGTTGACATTTTTTCAAAATATTATTGGCGTTCCATTAGCAATTATCTTGGATAGACCACTTAAAAGCAGAAATATGCTTAGGGCAATTTTCTTTTCGCCGGCAGTATTGAGTACGCTGATTGTAGGATTTTTATGGAGCTATTTAATGTCTTCTGCAGACTATGCCGTTCTTAATAGAATTTTGAATTTAGTTGGTATTCATGCTGTAAATTGGTTGGGTGATAGTGAAATAGCGCTTTATTCGGTAATAGCTACACAAGTTTGGCAGTGGACAGGATGGGTAATGATTATATATATTGCTAATTTACAAAGTATACCTCAAGAATTGTATGAGGCAGCAAAAATTGATGGTGCAAGTGGGTGGAAAACATTTACTCATATAACAATGCCGCTACTATACCCTGCTGCTTCAGTATGCTTAGTAACGGGGCTGGTTGGAAACTTGAAAGTTTTCGATATTATTTTCGCCTTAACTCAAGGAGGGCCAGGTGGTGCAACAGATACAATATTGACAGTTTTAATAAAACGTGGAACCTCAGAAGGATCTTTTGGCTATGCATCCGCATTTGGTATGGTATTTTTAATATTAGTACTATTAATTACAGGCATTGTTATGAAGTTTCTTAAGAAATGGGGGGATAGCTTATCATGA
- a CDS encoding carbohydrate ABC transporter permease, with product MINQNLAISKKERITNWIFEIVMILLACMVLLPIYYLFVTTLKTQQEATLNPFGLPNHISISGYINAWNTMRYPRAFMNTLTITMCSVSGIVIITSMAAYTLARRNNKLNKFIFMFLLAGIMVPYQVSIIALYKMVIYLHLMNKLYGVIIIVISLNLPMATFLFKNFINTIPIELEEAAAIDGAGIMRIFWQITFPLLKPVMATVIILDTLAVWNDFMTPLLFLQDRKNSVILMEVFRNVGQFSTDWTSTFPMLVLGILPLLIFYIFMQKYIIKGVASGSVKG from the coding sequence ATGATTAATCAAAATTTAGCAATTAGTAAAAAAGAGAGAATTACAAATTGGATTTTTGAAATAGTAATGATATTGTTGGCATGTATGGTATTGCTCCCTATTTACTATTTATTCGTAACTACATTAAAAACCCAGCAAGAAGCTACATTGAACCCTTTTGGGCTTCCTAATCATATTAGTATCTCAGGTTATATAAATGCTTGGAACACTATGAGATATCCAAGAGCTTTTATGAATACACTAACAATTACCATGTGCTCTGTAAGTGGTATAGTCATTATTACTTCTATGGCAGCTTACACTTTAGCAAGGAGAAATAATAAGTTGAATAAATTTATTTTCATGTTTCTTTTAGCAGGTATTATGGTGCCATATCAGGTATCAATTATAGCCTTATATAAGATGGTAATTTACCTTCATTTGATGAATAAACTCTATGGAGTAATAATTATTGTCATAAGTTTGAATTTACCAATGGCTACTTTTCTTTTTAAAAATTTCATAAATACGATTCCAATTGAGTTAGAGGAAGCAGCAGCTATTGATGGAGCAGGTATTATGCGTATTTTCTGGCAGATTACATTTCCTCTTCTAAAACCTGTTATGGCTACGGTTATTATACTAGATACCTTGGCAGTATGGAATGACTTTATGACTCCATTATTATTTTTACAAGATAGAAAAAACTCTGTAATACTTATGGAAGTCTTTAGAAATGTTGGTCAGTTTTCTACGGATTGGACTAGCACCTTCCCTATGCTAGTTTTAGGGATTTTACCTTTACTAATTTTCTATATATTTATGCAAAAGTATATTATAAAAGGTGTAGCGAGTGGATCTGTAAAAGGTTAA
- a CDS encoding DUF1659 domain-containing protein: MAVKSTKVASALKLTMVVGVDLKGKDKYATKRLSNLKVAALDADIFEVGQAISNIKTYPLFGLDREDQYSLVNA, translated from the coding sequence ATGGCAGTTAAATCAACAAAGGTAGCCAGTGCGCTAAAACTTACTATGGTAGTAGGCGTTGACCTAAAAGGCAAGGACAAATATGCAACAAAAAGATTAAGCAATTTAAAAGTTGCAGCATTAGACGCGGACATATTTGAAGTAGGACAAGCTATCTCCAACATTAAAACTTACCCACTATTCGGACTAGACAGAGAAGATCAGTACAGCTTAGTTAATGCTTAG
- a CDS encoding DUF2922 domain-containing protein → MHKLAMRFLTSTEGKYFTLTVDDIKADENGVPTVTEAEVNSLMDLVIAKNIFASANGNLVGKKDAKIVTTDTSTVEVA, encoded by the coding sequence ATGCATAAATTAGCTATGAGATTTTTAACTTCTACTGAAGGTAAGTATTTTACTTTAACGGTAGATGACATTAAAGCTGATGAAAATGGAGTTCCAACTGTTACAGAAGCTGAGGTAAATTCTCTTATGGATTTAGTAATTGCAAAAAACATTTTTGCATCAGCTAATGGTAACTTAGTTGGCAAGAAGGATGCTAAGATAGTTACTACTGATACTAGTACAGTTGAAGTAGCTTAG
- a CDS encoding DUF4317 domain-containing protein, whose product MRKKDILELKRRLKKGECTFTKMCGCYVNGEKHTILKFRESFLNLDEDEYFKYLEIAKKVLSGTIGNNILELNFETNEDFINERQISLMQLKNSQLKDDALLDNLYDLIIDNYDYTGNFLILLFHDAYDIISKTKDNVKIDESEEVYEYVLCAICPVSLSEPGLRYFEKQNEIKARIRDWVVEAPTNGFVFPAFIDRSSVVNSIMYYTKNAKDTHTELMENALGCPSKQTATVQKETFQSIIKDSFSSDEKKADKIFNDIQENLNTMIEEYNTLYEDTDCEPISLTKKDIQNLLIESEVPVEITAKIEKCYVESFGDDIPLAKNLIDAKTLKENAQRKKEERLHKQVEILQARLDEIKQENAIDNETHLSTEVNDDNVILEEASTTDLEETLETNLEEILGTNLEKVPDTNPEDSKATPHYDVILQVKPEKISQIKSQIIDGRKCIVIPINDNEQTMVNGLDNLI is encoded by the coding sequence ATGAGAAAAAAAGATATACTTGAGTTAAAAAGACGTCTAAAGAAAGGAGAATGCACCTTCACTAAAATGTGTGGTTGTTATGTTAATGGAGAAAAACATACTATTTTAAAATTTAGAGAAAGCTTTCTAAATTTAGATGAGGACGAATATTTTAAATACTTAGAAATCGCTAAAAAAGTACTGTCTGGAACTATCGGAAATAATATTTTAGAGCTTAACTTTGAAACTAATGAAGATTTTATAAATGAAAGGCAAATTTCTCTTATGCAGCTTAAAAACAGTCAATTAAAAGATGATGCTCTTCTTGATAATCTTTATGATTTGATTATAGATAATTATGATTACACTGGTAATTTTTTAATACTCCTTTTTCATGATGCTTATGATATTATTAGCAAAACCAAAGATAATGTAAAGATAGATGAATCTGAAGAAGTATATGAATATGTGTTATGTGCAATATGTCCTGTTTCACTTTCAGAGCCTGGTCTTAGATACTTTGAGAAGCAAAATGAAATAAAAGCACGTATTAGAGATTGGGTAGTTGAGGCCCCCACTAACGGCTTTGTGTTTCCTGCTTTTATTGACCGTAGTTCAGTTGTTAACTCTATTATGTATTACACAAAAAATGCAAAGGATACACATACTGAATTAATGGAAAATGCTTTAGGTTGTCCTTCAAAACAAACTGCTACGGTGCAAAAGGAAACCTTCCAATCAATTATTAAAGATTCTTTTAGTTCTGATGAAAAGAAAGCTGATAAAATTTTTAATGATATACAAGAAAACCTAAACACTATGATAGAAGAATATAATACTCTTTATGAAGATACAGATTGTGAACCTATAAGCTTAACAAAGAAGGATATACAAAACCTTTTAATAGAAAGTGAAGTTCCGGTCGAAATTACTGCTAAGATTGAAAAATGCTATGTAGAAAGCTTTGGTGACGATATTCCCTTAGCAAAAAATTTAATTGACGCAAAGACCCTTAAAGAAAATGCGCAAAGAAAAAAGGAAGAACGCCTTCACAAACAAGTAGAAATACTTCAAGCTAGACTTGATGAAATTAAACAAGAGAATGCTATAGATAATGAAACTCACCTCTCTACAGAAGTTAATGATGATAATGTGATTTTAGAAGAAGCTTCAACAACTGATTTAGAAGAAACATTAGAAACTAATCTAGAAGAAATTTTAGGAACTAATCTAGAGAAAGTTCCGGATACAAATCCAGAAGATAGTAAGGCTACTCCTCATTATGATGTTATACTTCAAGTAAAACCCGAAAAAATATCTCAAATAAAATCTCAAATAATTGATGGCCGAAAATGCATAGTTATTCCTATTAATGACAATGAACAAACTATGGTTAATGGCTTAGATAATTTGATTTAA